The following are encoded in a window of Flavobacterium sp. WC2421 genomic DNA:
- a CDS encoding glycoside hydrolase family 16 protein: MKKIAYKITLLSFVLLFAFLSCSDNGGTSNEVPVVVPSNLSVKATVVGTSTANPNGDGGGVVNFKITANNAVSYKILVDGKTIEQTSGDYSYTFKTAGTNTFTVYVSAYNGVNFISSSVVVVVNVALNLIWSDEFNVDGAPDVSKWNLQTWDPGYVNNELQSYTTRAKNIKVEDGLLKITALREDYGKGKFTSGRIESNGKFEFTYGTIVIRAKVPTGVGTWPAVWMLGSNIGSVGWPACGELDILESVGKNLNQNHSSLHSPGRSGNTPDTGIIKVPNSNTEFHIYKASWTATDIKFYVDDVLYYTFQNSDKFPFNKNFYLIVNLAMGGVWGGDVDPNFTSSTFEIDYVRVYN; encoded by the coding sequence ATGAAAAAAATTGCTTATAAAATAACATTGTTATCTTTTGTTTTGCTATTCGCATTTCTGTCTTGTAGCGACAATGGAGGAACTTCAAATGAAGTGCCTGTAGTTGTGCCGTCAAATTTATCGGTTAAAGCTACAGTTGTTGGTACATCTACTGCAAATCCTAATGGAGATGGGGGTGGCGTAGTGAATTTTAAAATCACGGCGAATAACGCGGTTTCTTATAAAATATTGGTTGATGGAAAAACGATTGAACAAACCTCTGGAGATTATTCATATACTTTCAAAACGGCAGGAACTAATACATTTACGGTTTATGTGTCAGCATATAATGGAGTAAATTTTATTAGTTCTTCGGTTGTGGTGGTGGTTAATGTAGCTTTAAATTTAATTTGGTCAGATGAGTTTAATGTAGATGGAGCTCCTGATGTCTCTAAATGGAATTTGCAAACTTGGGATCCGGGTTATGTTAATAACGAACTTCAATCTTACACCACCCGTGCAAAGAATATAAAAGTGGAAGACGGCCTTTTGAAAATTACAGCACTTAGAGAAGATTATGGTAAAGGGAAGTTTACTTCTGGAAGAATAGAAAGCAATGGAAAATTTGAATTTACTTATGGTACAATTGTGATAAGAGCAAAAGTACCTACTGGAGTTGGTACATGGCCAGCTGTCTGGATGCTAGGTAGTAATATTGGTAGTGTAGGATGGCCAGCTTGTGGAGAGTTAGATATTTTAGAATCTGTGGGAAAAAATTTAAATCAAAATCACTCTTCGTTGCATTCACCAGGAAGATCAGGAAATACGCCTGATACAGGAATTATAAAAGTTCCTAATAGTAATACAGAATTTCATATTTATAAAGCAAGTTGGACTGCTACCGATATTAAGTTTTATGTTGATGATGTCTTGTATTATACTTTTCAAAATTCGGATAAATTTCCATTCAATAAAAACTTTTATCTAATAGTAAATTTAGCTATGGGAGGCGTTTGGGGAGGTGATGTTGATCCAAATTTCACATCTTCTACTTTTGAAATTGATTATGTTAGGGTTTATAATTAG
- a CDS encoding alpha/beta hydrolase, producing the protein MMRFKIFCTLFLSCFIINNAISQEVKTITYFKNDTIKLDLDLYLPQKKTNQKTPLILFAFGGGFSGGDRTSGKEFCKLLAQNGYAAASISYTLYMKDKNFSCDGILTEKIKAIQIGVSDMWQATSYLIKNADNYNIDASKVFISGISAGAEIGFQASYWDYKLMNLYENNLPDNFKYAGFMGGSGAIMDLNLITEKNCIPMLLAHGSADGTVPYGTAAHHTCPTNSSGWLMLFGSYSVYNYASQFNKGIELITFCGGGHEFSGYLFEKEPHYVLEFLKEVLAGNKFQNHIVKPSSKAEKSKYLFCN; encoded by the coding sequence ATGATGAGATTTAAGATTTTTTGCACACTGTTTTTGAGTTGTTTTATTATCAATAATGCTATATCACAAGAGGTTAAAACGATAACTTATTTCAAAAACGACACCATAAAACTGGATTTGGATTTATATTTGCCTCAAAAGAAAACCAATCAAAAAACACCCTTAATACTCTTTGCTTTTGGGGGTGGATTTTCTGGAGGGGATCGTACTAGCGGAAAAGAGTTTTGTAAACTACTAGCTCAAAATGGGTATGCGGCAGCAAGTATTTCTTATACTTTATATATGAAAGATAAAAACTTTAGTTGTGATGGTATTTTGACCGAAAAAATTAAAGCCATTCAAATTGGAGTGAGTGATATGTGGCAAGCTACTTCGTATTTGATAAAAAATGCGGATAATTATAATATTGATGCTTCTAAAGTATTTATAAGTGGAATAAGTGCAGGTGCCGAAATTGGTTTTCAGGCTAGTTATTGGGATTATAAATTAATGAATTTATATGAAAATAATTTACCAGATAATTTTAAATACGCTGGATTTATGGGAGGTTCAGGTGCCATTATGGATTTGAATTTGATTACAGAAAAAAACTGTATTCCAATGCTTTTGGCTCATGGTAGTGCTGACGGAACAGTTCCCTATGGAACAGCTGCGCACCATACTTGTCCAACTAATTCCTCTGGATGGTTGATGTTGTTTGGTTCATATTCAGTATATAATTATGCATCACAATTTAATAAAGGAATTGAATTAATTACTTTTTGTGGTGGAGGGCATGAGTTTTCAGGCTATTTATTTGAGAAAGAACCGCACTATGTTTTAGAATTTTTAAAAGAGGTTTTAGCAGGAAACAAATTTCAAAACCATATTGTAAAACCTTCATCTAAAGCAGAAAAGTCTAAATATTTGTTTTGTAATTAA
- a CDS encoding glycoside hydrolase family 30 beta sandwich domain-containing protein, with amino-acid sequence MNQYLKRVLKITFFITAIVLQVKCSSSSDSGSEPAPPTPVPPVTVVNEVDFWLTKGDQSVKLQKQTGVLGFGTSANGYASIEVNEAQKYQTVDGFGYTLTGGSADVINQLTSSKKNDLLQELFGSGESAIGVSYIRISIGASDMNATPFTYNDLPTGDSDLALAKFSLDPDRNGVIALLKEILLINPKIKIVATPWSAPLWMKDKDSFMGGHLQTKYYEVYAQYFVKYIQQMKGEGITIDAITPQNEPLHGGNNPSMEMTAIEQTNFIKTNLGPAFKTANITTKIIAYDHNCDNIQYANTVLSDVDAAAFVNGTAFHLYAGDISALSMVYDAFPTKSIYFTEQFTASTGDFKGDLKWHLKNIIIGSMRNWSRNALEWNLANSGSFGPHTSGGCSTCKGAITVNSSESLERNVAYYIIAHASKFVPAGSIRIGSNVSGDLNNVAFITPEGKKVLIVENDGTVNTLFNIKFNGKWITTSLDAGSVGTYAW; translated from the coding sequence ATGAATCAGTATTTAAAAAGAGTACTTAAGATTACCTTTTTTATAACGGCAATAGTTCTGCAAGTAAAATGTTCTTCATCAAGTGATAGTGGTTCAGAGCCAGCACCGCCAACACCAGTACCTCCTGTGACAGTGGTTAATGAAGTTGATTTTTGGTTGACTAAAGGAGATCAAAGCGTAAAACTTCAAAAACAAACAGGTGTCTTGGGGTTTGGAACTTCGGCTAACGGTTATGCTAGTATAGAAGTAAATGAAGCCCAAAAATACCAAACAGTTGATGGCTTTGGTTATACTTTAACTGGGGGTAGTGCAGATGTCATTAATCAACTGACTTCTTCAAAGAAAAATGACCTTTTACAGGAATTATTCGGATCTGGTGAAAGTGCAATTGGGGTCAGTTATATCAGGATAAGTATTGGCGCATCGGATATGAATGCTACTCCATTTACCTATAATGATTTACCAACTGGGGATTCTGATTTGGCTTTAGCAAAATTCAGCTTGGATCCTGACAGAAATGGAGTTATTGCTTTATTGAAAGAAATACTATTGATTAACCCAAAGATTAAGATTGTAGCAACACCGTGGTCAGCGCCTCTTTGGATGAAAGATAAAGACAGTTTTATGGGAGGACACTTGCAAACAAAATATTATGAAGTTTATGCACAATATTTTGTGAAATACATTCAACAAATGAAAGGGGAAGGAATTACAATCGATGCGATTACTCCTCAAAATGAACCTTTGCATGGAGGGAACAATCCAAGTATGGAGATGACAGCAATAGAACAAACTAATTTCATTAAAACAAATTTGGGACCCGCTTTTAAAACAGCAAACATCACTACAAAAATTATTGCTTATGATCATAATTGTGATAATATACAATATGCTAACACCGTATTAAGCGATGTTGATGCAGCTGCTTTTGTAAATGGAACTGCTTTTCATTTATATGCTGGAGATATTAGTGCACTTTCTATGGTTTACGATGCTTTTCCAACTAAAAGCATTTATTTTACGGAACAATTTACGGCTTCTACGGGTGATTTTAAAGGAGATTTAAAATGGCATTTAAAAAATATAATCATTGGTTCTATGCGAAATTGGAGTAGAAATGCATTAGAGTGGAACCTAGCAAATTCAGGTTCTTTTGGCCCACACACCTCTGGGGGTTGTTCGACTTGTAAAGGTGCCATAACCGTTAATTCTAGTGAAAGTTTGGAACGTAATGTTGCTTATTATATTATTGCTCACGCTTCTAAATTTGTTCCGGCTGGTTCTATAAGAATCGGAAGTAATGTTAGTGGTGATTTAAATAATGTGGCTTTTATAACTCCCGAAGGGAAAAAGGTTCTAATTGTTGAGAATGACGGTACTGTTAACACCTTATTTAATATTAAGTTCAATGGAAAATGGATAACAACTTCCCTAGATGCAGGTTCAGTGGGAACCTATGCATGGTAA
- a CDS encoding endonuclease/exonuclease/phosphatase family protein — MKNLKNIFFLLIFGPMCTVLPAQSLKIMTYNIRLDVSSDGENDWTHRKDFFTSQIQFYEPDVFGVQEATPNQVVDISNVLLKYNNVGMGREGVGKGESSNIYFKKDKFTILDSSTFWLSDTPNEISMGWDAACNRVCTYALFKDNKTKQFFWVFNTHLDHIGEVARTKGIELILSKIAALNTKKYPVIFMGDFNTEPNEDRIIKLQKVMDDTKDLSQNKPFGPEGTFNGFKHNEPVTKRIDYIFISKNNNLNVMKYAVLSDSKDLKYPSDHLPVLVELNFKK; from the coding sequence ATGAAAAATTTAAAAAATATCTTTTTTCTTCTGATTTTTGGTCCAATGTGCACGGTTTTACCAGCGCAATCATTAAAGATTATGACGTACAATATCCGATTGGATGTAAGTAGTGATGGAGAAAATGATTGGACTCATCGTAAAGATTTTTTTACATCACAAATTCAATTCTATGAGCCGGATGTTTTTGGAGTTCAAGAAGCTACCCCCAATCAAGTTGTTGATATCTCAAATGTACTTTTGAAATATAATAATGTAGGCATGGGAAGAGAAGGGGTTGGAAAAGGAGAGTCTTCCAATATTTATTTTAAAAAAGATAAATTCACAATACTGGATTCTAGTACTTTTTGGCTTTCAGATACACCCAATGAAATTTCAATGGGTTGGGATGCGGCTTGTAATAGAGTTTGTACATATGCTCTTTTTAAGGATAACAAAACGAAACAGTTTTTTTGGGTTTTCAACACACATCTGGACCATATTGGTGAAGTGGCTCGAACCAAGGGAATTGAGCTAATTCTTTCTAAAATTGCGGCGCTAAATACTAAGAAATATCCTGTAATTTTCATGGGGGATTTTAATACAGAACCTAATGAGGATCGAATAATCAAGTTGCAAAAAGTAATGGATGATACTAAGGACCTTTCACAGAATAAACCTTTTGGACCTGAAGGAACTTTCAATGGTTTTAAACATAATGAGCCAGTAACTAAAAGAATTGATTACATTTTTATATCAAAAAATAATAATTTAAATGTAATGAAATATGCTGTTTTGAGTGACTCCAAGGATTTGAAATACCCATCAGATCATTTGCCGGTTTTAGTAGAACTTAACTTTAAAAAATAA
- a CDS encoding glycoside hydrolase family 30 beta sandwich domain-containing protein, translating into MKRRLKTIQLLLLLPIIALQYNCSPSRKTMETTNEVSFWMTKSDQSVLLQKQEKNLVFNTIANSNPTIDVDDSQKFQTIDGFGFSLTGGSVTAINKLEKSKKAALLQELFGTKEDAIGISYLRISIGASDLNEAVFSYDDMPKGETDLKLEHFNFGSDANDLIPLLKEIIAINPSIKIMGSPWSPPVWMKDNGNTKGGSLLPQYYEVYAEYFVKYIQRMSEKGITIDAITPQNEPLHPGNNPSLLMTALMQADFIKNNLGPAFKKANLKTKIVIYDHNCNKPEYPLTILNDPEALPFVTGSAFHLYEGDISALSTVHNAFPNKEVYFTEQYTGSGSSFESDLRWSEKNVVIGSMRNWSKNALSWGLANDEFYRPFTPGGCSTCKGALMIDKKGVIKREVGYYIIAHASKFIPDGSTRIASNLIDHLTNVAFRTSGGKTVLLVLNDGENNETFNIKYNNKWVTTTLNSGAVATYIW; encoded by the coding sequence ATGAAAAGAAGATTAAAAACGATACAGCTTTTGTTATTGTTGCCTATAATTGCCCTTCAATACAATTGTAGCCCTTCAAGGAAGACAATGGAAACCACTAATGAAGTTTCTTTTTGGATGACTAAAAGTGATCAATCAGTGCTATTGCAAAAACAAGAAAAAAACTTGGTATTCAATACTATTGCTAATTCGAATCCAACAATTGATGTTGATGACTCTCAAAAATTCCAAACGATTGATGGTTTTGGCTTTAGTTTAACAGGAGGAAGTGTGACGGCTATCAATAAATTAGAAAAATCAAAAAAAGCGGCCCTTTTACAAGAATTATTTGGTACTAAAGAGGATGCAATTGGGATTAGCTATTTGCGAATTAGCATTGGAGCGTCCGATTTGAATGAGGCTGTTTTTTCGTATGATGATATGCCTAAAGGGGAAACCGATTTGAAGTTGGAGCATTTTAATTTTGGTTCAGACGCAAATGATTTGATTCCACTTCTAAAAGAAATTATAGCAATAAATCCATCGATTAAAATTATGGGATCGCCATGGTCTCCACCTGTTTGGATGAAGGACAATGGAAATACAAAAGGAGGCAGTTTACTTCCTCAATATTATGAGGTATATGCGGAGTATTTTGTAAAATACATTCAACGTATGAGTGAAAAAGGAATTACTATTGATGCTATCACACCTCAAAACGAACCCTTGCACCCGGGGAATAATCCAAGTTTGTTAATGACTGCTTTAATGCAAGCTGATTTTATAAAAAATAACTTAGGTCCTGCTTTCAAAAAAGCCAATTTAAAAACAAAAATTGTAATTTATGACCATAATTGTAATAAACCAGAATATCCTTTGACCATTTTGAATGATCCTGAAGCATTGCCATTTGTTACAGGTTCAGCTTTTCATTTGTACGAAGGAGACATCAGTGCGCTGTCAACAGTGCACAACGCTTTTCCTAATAAAGAGGTATATTTCACAGAACAATACACAGGTTCGGGGAGCAGTTTTGAATCGGATTTAAGATGGAGTGAAAAAAACGTGGTGATTGGTTCCATGCGAAATTGGAGTAAAAATGCGCTATCTTGGGGCTTAGCCAATGATGAATTCTATAGACCTTTTACACCAGGTGGTTGTAGCACTTGTAAAGGAGCGTTGATGATTGATAAAAAAGGAGTAATTAAAAGAGAAGTGGGGTACTATATTATTGCTCATGCTTCTAAGTTTATTCCTGATGGTTCAACTCGAATTGCTAGTAATTTAATTGATCATCTGACTAATGTAGCTTTTAGAACTTCTGGAGGAAAAACTGTTTTATTAGTGCTGAATGATGGAGAAAATAATGAAACTTTTAATATTAAATACAATAATAAATGGGTTACTACGACTTTAAATTCTGGAGCGGTAGCAACTTATATTTGGTAA
- a CDS encoding cellulase family glycosylhydrolase, translating into MKKGALIITVLFSIASFSQGFLHTNGQNIVDGNEQNLILRGLGLGGWMVQEGYMLKTDQFAGPQYVIKQKITDLIGEKSTEDFYKAYKENGITKRDIDSLATWGFNSVRLPMHYNLYTLPVEEEKSAGENTWLEEGFTMTDHLLEWCAANKMYLILDLHAAPGGQGRDANISDYDTSKPSLWESEANRNKMIAFWKKVAVRYKDNPWIGGYDIINEPNWNFTGTNNNGCDETSNGPLRALQVNITKAIREVDTNHLIIIEGNCWGNNYNGIFPLWDDNMAMSFHKYWNHNTQGAIQKMLDYRTQYNVPIWLGESGENSNVWFKDAISLVESNNIGWAFWPMKKIENIAGITSVKKNPDYEILLQYWKNGGMKPSPDFAKIALMQLAENFKMENVTVKPDVVDAMFRQVQTNETKAYKKHNLLGKIFATEYDLGTNGFAYFDKDVVNYKVDTGTFEEWNKGNSMRNDGVDILPCTDAISNGFQVSFIENEEWLQFTLDSKSKKTYDVAIRYASSKADGKLHFEMENGMKSSGIKLPRTGGDAVWKTVVLHGLDLNKGINKIKVAFDKGGFNLNYFEFIKSKK; encoded by the coding sequence ATGAAAAAAGGAGCTTTAATAATTACAGTATTGTTCTCAATTGCGTCTTTTAGTCAAGGGTTTTTACATACTAACGGGCAAAATATTGTTGATGGGAATGAGCAGAATCTAATTCTAAGAGGTCTAGGTTTAGGTGGTTGGATGGTTCAAGAAGGCTATATGCTCAAGACCGATCAATTTGCAGGACCACAGTATGTTATAAAACAAAAAATCACTGATTTAATTGGTGAAAAGAGTACCGAAGATTTCTATAAAGCATATAAAGAAAACGGAATTACAAAGAGAGATATTGATTCTCTTGCGACTTGGGGATTTAATTCAGTTCGATTGCCCATGCATTATAACTTGTATACTTTACCTGTTGAAGAAGAAAAAAGTGCAGGAGAGAATACATGGCTTGAGGAAGGTTTTACAATGACTGATCATCTACTAGAATGGTGTGCGGCAAATAAAATGTATTTAATTTTAGATCTTCACGCCGCTCCTGGAGGGCAAGGGAGAGACGCTAATATATCCGATTATGATACGTCTAAGCCGTCTTTGTGGGAAAGCGAAGCCAATCGAAATAAAATGATTGCCTTTTGGAAAAAAGTGGCGGTACGCTATAAAGATAATCCGTGGATTGGTGGGTATGATATTATAAATGAACCCAACTGGAATTTTACGGGAACCAATAATAATGGATGTGATGAAACTTCAAATGGGCCTTTAAGAGCACTTCAAGTTAATATTACGAAGGCAATACGAGAAGTAGATACGAATCACTTAATTATTATTGAAGGCAATTGCTGGGGCAACAATTACAATGGAATTTTTCCGCTTTGGGATGATAACATGGCTATGAGTTTTCATAAATATTGGAACCACAATACACAAGGTGCGATTCAGAAAATGTTGGATTATAGAACGCAATACAATGTTCCAATATGGTTGGGAGAAAGTGGTGAAAATTCTAATGTTTGGTTCAAAGATGCTATTTCTTTAGTAGAATCCAATAATATAGGTTGGGCTTTTTGGCCAATGAAAAAAATAGAAAATATCGCAGGAATTACCTCAGTTAAAAAGAATCCTGATTATGAGATTTTACTTCAATATTGGAAAAATGGCGGAATGAAACCCAGTCCAGATTTTGCTAAAATAGCACTGATGCAGTTAGCGGAAAATTTTAAAATGGAAAATGTGACCGTCAAGCCAGATGTCGTTGATGCGATGTTTAGACAAGTGCAAACGAATGAAACAAAGGCCTATAAAAAACATAATTTACTAGGAAAAATCTTTGCGACCGAATACGATTTGGGTACCAATGGATTTGCTTATTTTGATAAGGATGTAGTAAATTATAAAGTGGATACGGGAACTTTTGAAGAGTGGAATAAAGGAAATTCAATGCGTAATGACGGAGTTGATATTTTACCATGTACGGATGCAATTTCAAATGGATTCCAAGTTTCATTTATAGAAAATGAGGAGTGGTTGCAATTTACATTAGATTCAAAATCAAAAAAAACGTATGATGTTGCAATTCGATACGCAAGTTCAAAAGCAGATGGGAAGCTACATTTTGAAATGGAAAATGGAATGAAATCATCGGGTATAAAACTTCCAAGAACGGGTGGTGATGCGGTATGGAAAACGGTTGTTTTGCATGGATTAGATTTAAATAAAGGAATAAATAAAATCAAAGTAGCTTTTGACAAAGGAGGTTTTAATCTTAATTATTTTGAATTTATAAAAAGTAAAAAATAA
- a CDS encoding glycoside hydrolase family 30 beta sandwich domain-containing protein: MKNYSLKVIALFCSFTAFAQQHSLKKEQQGFITNGKKITVYTTADSTDLRLTPTDNLVFMPAGQPFETEISVFVEPSKTFQKFMGIGGAITDASAEVYAKLSKDKQQELMNAYYDKDKGIGYSLLRTTIHSSDFSSGSYTYIKEGDTALKTFSIEHDRQFRIPMLKEAIKTAGGKLLTYVSPWSPPAFMKSTNNMLKGGILLPEFYQAWASYYAKFIKAYEKEGMPIWGLTIQNEPMAVQTWESCVYTAEAERDFLKNFLGPIMAKEGLGNKKIVVWDHNRDLMNQRANTIFSDPEASKYAWGMGFHWYETWAGGAQMFDNVRKVHEAYPDKKLLFTEGCIEKFDAKKYQFWPNAERYGISMINDFNNGTVGWTDWNILLDQNGGPNHVGNFCFAPIHADTNTGELIYTPSYYYIGHFSKFIRPDAKRVSTAVSRSSLLSTSFLNTDGKMVTIVMNQSDKKVTYNLFVASEKTVVQIPAHAIQTLVY; encoded by the coding sequence ATGAAAAATTATAGCTTGAAAGTCATTGCTTTATTCTGTTCTTTTACTGCTTTTGCACAACAGCATTCGCTTAAAAAAGAACAGCAAGGATTTATCACTAATGGAAAAAAAATAACGGTATATACTACTGCAGATAGTACGGATTTAAGGTTAACTCCCACAGATAATTTAGTTTTTATGCCTGCGGGACAACCTTTTGAAACAGAAATTTCAGTTTTTGTGGAACCATCTAAAACTTTTCAAAAATTCATGGGAATTGGAGGCGCAATAACTGATGCTAGTGCTGAAGTTTATGCTAAATTATCCAAAGATAAACAGCAGGAACTCATGAATGCATATTATGATAAAGACAAAGGAATTGGTTATTCTTTGTTACGAACAACAATTCACAGTTCTGATTTTAGTAGTGGAAGTTATACTTATATCAAGGAAGGGGATACTGCTTTGAAGACTTTCTCTATTGAGCACGACAGACAATTTCGTATTCCCATGCTAAAAGAAGCAATCAAAACGGCTGGAGGGAAATTATTGACCTATGTTTCTCCTTGGAGTCCACCAGCTTTTATGAAAAGCACAAATAATATGCTAAAAGGGGGCATTTTGTTGCCAGAGTTTTATCAAGCATGGGCTAGTTATTATGCTAAATTTATTAAGGCATATGAAAAAGAAGGCATGCCTATTTGGGGGCTTACCATACAAAACGAGCCAATGGCGGTCCAAACGTGGGAGTCTTGTGTATATACAGCTGAAGCTGAGCGCGATTTCTTGAAAAACTTTCTGGGACCAATAATGGCAAAAGAGGGCCTTGGTAATAAAAAAATTGTGGTTTGGGACCACAATCGTGATTTAATGAATCAAAGAGCAAATACTATTTTTTCTGATCCTGAAGCTTCAAAATATGCTTGGGGTATGGGTTTTCATTGGTATGAAACTTGGGCAGGTGGAGCGCAAATGTTTGATAATGTACGCAAAGTACATGAAGCATATCCAGATAAAAAATTACTTTTTACTGAAGGGTGCATTGAAAAATTCGATGCTAAAAAATATCAATTTTGGCCTAATGCAGAGCGTTATGGCATTTCTATGATTAATGATTTTAATAATGGAACTGTAGGATGGACGGACTGGAATATCTTATTGGATCAAAATGGTGGTCCTAATCATGTTGGAAATTTCTGTTTTGCACCGATTCATGCGGATACTAATACAGGAGAATTAATCTATACTCCTTCCTATTATTACATCGGACATTTTTCAAAATTTATTCGTCCTGATGCCAAAAGAGTAAGTACAGCAGTTAGCAGAAGCAGTTTGTTAAGTACTTCTTTTTTGAATACAGATGGTAAAATGGTCACTATTGTAATGAATCAAAGTGACAAAAAAGTCACCTATAATTTATTTGTAGCTTCAGAGAAAACAGTAGTGCAAATCCCAGCTCATGCTATTCAAACATTAGTCTACTAA